The DNA sequence GAAGCTTCCATCGTGAAGAAGAATGTCAACTCGGTACTCCCCCTCCCGAACGGCGATGTAATCCTGTCAGGGCGTATCTTCTTCCCTGGTGATCAACCTTGGGATGAAAAAGCCGGAGTGAGGTTGAAGCATGATGGCACCCGGGATCTCACGTTCACACCCTACCCCCTGATGGGCGGGAAGATCGTACCATGGACCGATAGGATGTACGTTATGAATGGCAACGGTCTACGGCGGCTCTTCTTGGACGGCAGCCTCGACACTTCGTTCAACATCTTGGATGACTACCCGCTTTTCAGCACGGGGCAGGGCGGAGACTACCACGTCTACCCCGACGGCCGCGCCCTATTCACGGGATCCCACTCCGTACAGGACACCGTTCACGGGCTAATTGGTACTGACTTCGGCCTGGTGTGGTTCACCAACACGGGAGATCTGGACACCACCCAGCACCACCGAAAAAGCAACAACGCCATTTACACCCTGGCCGTGGAGCCCGACGGCCAGTTGCTCGTGAGCGGCATCTACAGCACGTACGAGGACCAACCTGCGCCCTGCATCCTGCGCCTGCATCCCGATGGCGAGCGCGATACCACGTTCAATGTGCCTATCGTATGGGGCATGGCCACAGCGATCACTCCGCTAGCCGGGGGACGTGTGCTGGCCTCGGGATATTTCCTTCCGAATGTGGGTGACGACACCTTGCAGATCGTCAGGCTTCTACCGGATGGTTCACTCGACTCGACCTTCAACAATGTCCTCAATGCACCAAGGGATCTCTTTGGTGCGTACGGCGGTCTTTGGCACACAGTGTTGCCCGATGACCGTCTGGTTCTGCACGGGAATTTCTCGTCTGTGGACTGGGAGCCGCGAAGTGGGATTGCTCTGCTCGATAGCAATGGATACCTGTCCAACGACGCCTTCACCGGAGATGGCTGCGGGATCTACAATGACGGTTTCTATCCTCTCCACGCCACCAATGGTATGGTCCCCGATCAGGCCGGCAACTGGTACATCCACGGCAGCTACATCGGCTACGACGACGGCACCACCAACGATCCCCAACAGCGCTTCGTGAGCCGGTTGTACGGGTTGAACGTGGGGGTGCGGGAGGTGGAGGAACCGGTGCAGCTGGAGGTGTACCCCAACCCGGCCCACACGAGCACCACGGTGCGGTGGGCGACGCCGGGAAACTACCAGCTGCGCCTGCTCGATGTCACCGGCCGCGAGGTCCACCGCTCCGCCCACCAAGGCACCGAGGCCGTCCTGGACCTCGGCGGCCTGCCCGCCGGGCCCTATGTGATCCAGATCACCGACCAAACCCACCGCCAATGGAGCCGAACGCTGATCGTGGAGCCCGAAGTGAGCTCCGCACCATGGCCCAGCTGACCACCGCTGAACAGGACCAGCTGGAGGCCCTCATCGATGGGGCGCATGACCGCCCGGCCACCTGGGCGCAGAACCTGCTCTGCTTCGGCTACGGGCTGTGCCGTGCGCCGCTCACCGGTGGAGATCCCAACCGGGCGCCCATGATCCAGCACCTACATCCGCCAGCGCCGAACGAGCGCAGCGCTTGGTTGAAGATCCAGCCGAACCCGGCGAGCACATGGGTTGTCGTGAACTATGGTGCGGAGCCGCAACCTGCGAACGCGTCCATCTCGATCCGTGATCTGATGGGCCGGGAAGTGCATCGAGCCGCGATCAGCGCAGCGACCGGCCAACTGCTTTGGGACACCCGACAGGTCCCGGCCGGTAGCTACGCCGTGGTGCTGCTGGGCGCAGCCAGCGGACCTGTAACCCAACAGCTCATTGTGCAGCCATGAAGTACAGCCGCATTTTGCGGCTGTACTTCATGCTGATGGCCACTTCGGCCATCCTTGGAGCACAGGCGCAACAACCTTTTGATCTGGATACGAACTTCCGATCGGCCATCACTGAACGCAATGTGAACTCCTTGTTGCTAGAACCGGACGGAAAGTTGGTCATCTCCGGTCGTATGCGTTTCCCAGAGTTTCCGCTCAGCGACAGACTACTGGCACGTCTGGATGTGAACGGAGCTTTGGATCTATCGTTCAATACGAGTAACCTGGGAGGAGGTAAGCTAACTCCATGGAATGGCGCCTTCTACGTAGGTACAGCACAAACCGTGAGGCGAATCCTTCCAGGCGGAACGCAGGATCCCACCTTCATCGAGATGAATCTGGGGCCCTATTTCTCATCGGGCCAAGGCGGCGACTACCACGTGTACCCCGACGGCCGGGTGCTGATGACCGGGGTGCATGTGCTCAGCGACAGCATCCGCGGCTTCGAGGGCTTCCACAGCCTGGTGTGGTTCTCCAACACCGGATACCTGGACACCACGGCCACGCACCGCAAGTGCGATGGCAGCATCGACTTCATCCATCCCCTGCCCGATGGCAAGTTCCTGCTCAGCGGCATCTTCACAACTTACGAAGGCCAGCCTGCCGGTCGCATTTTTCGCGTCCATCCCGATGGCGGCTTGGACACAAGTTTCAGTACCACCATTTTTTGGGGTCAAGCGTATGGATGTCACCATCTGGATGATGGCCGGATCTTGGCTGCAGGTCGTTTTCAGATCAACGGAGATCCCGATACGCTCCATTTGATCCGGTTGATGCCCAACGGCACCCTCGATCCCACCTTCAACAATCACCTCTCCTTCGAGATCGACACCCTCGACGGAGTGAGCGCCACGGTAACGGCGGTGCACCCCTTGGGCGATGGGCGAATAGCGCTGCTCGGCGGTTTCGATCGCGTGGGTGGCTTGGTCCGGCGGGGCTTGGTGCTCACCGATACTGCGGGTCAGCTCCTTCCTACAGCGCTCGGCGGCATCGGTAGTGGCACCTACACATACATGAACTTCACCTACGGGAGCATTCGTGACATGGTGCCTGCACCGGATGGGGGCTACTACATCCACGGCTCGTTCGTAGGCTACGACGACGGCACGGTCAACGACAGCACGCAGCGCTTCGTGAGCCGGTTGTACGGGTTGGACGTGGGGGTGCGGGAGGTGGAGAAACCGCTGGCGGTGCAGGTGGTGCCCAACCCCAGCACCGGTCCGGTGCGGGTGGAGCTGCCGGAGGCGATCGGTCCGGCCATGTTGCAGGTGGTGGATGCGCAGGGCCGGGTGGTGCGGGTGCAGCGGGTTGCCAGTCGCCCCGCCGTGCTGGACCTCACCGGCCAGGCCCCCGGGGTCTATGCCGTGCGGGTGCGCACCGAGGCCGGCCGCAGCGGGCATGCGCGGATCGTGCTGCAACCAGGGGGTCGATGAGAAACACGAACCAGGATCATGGCCGCTGCCAAACTCATCGTACAGCGATGAACAGGACTGCCCTCATCGGGGCTGCGCTCTGCGCAGCTCCGAGGTACCGGGCGATGGCGCCATAGCTCGTCACGCGTCCCCGGGGGATCTGGCGCACCACATCCATCACGTCGGCAAAAAAGTCGCGCTTGTCCGCCGGAGTGTCGCGCAGGGGGACGCGCTTGAGCCGCACGAAGGCGGGCTCTTGCACGGCGCCATCACGCACCTGTTTTCCGGAAGGTCCCTTCCCCATGGTTCCGAGGCGATCAGTGCAGCATCACGCGGAAGGTGCTGCGGCCGTGTGCGGCGATGAGCTCCACGACGTAGGATCCCGGCGCGAGCCGGGTCAGGTCGATCCGCGCGAGCGGACCCCCCACCCGCCCCTGCCACCGCTCCCGACCGAGATGGTCGCGGACCACCACCTGCGCCGGGCCGTCCACCGGGATGTTCAGCGGACCCTGGGTCGGGTTGGGCCAGACATGAGGCGGTCGTACTCGGCTTGGGTCATTGGTGCCCGTGCTCCGGTCCACGGTCCAGGTGAACAGCTGCACGCCGCCGTCATTCGCATAGTAGGGCTGCGGCGGGAAGAGCACCAGTGAATTATCGATGTAGCTCAGCACCACCAGGCTGTCGTGCACATCCACGCCCCAGACCACCGCGCTGTCGTTCGGGTGGATGAAGCCACCCACAAGCCGCGGGGTGACCGGCTCGGTGATGTCATAGACCAGCACCTCGCTATCGCCGCCACTGAGGAAGAGCAGGCTGTCCCCGGCGGCGGCGATCAGTTCGTTGGCGTGGCCTTCGCTCCCGAACCAGGATGCGCCGTAGCAGTTCCACGGGTTCACCCACGCCTGCTGGTCCATGTGCGCAACGTCCGCGATGTCCACCACTTCGAACCCGCAGAAATCGGTGGCCACGAAGCACAGGTCGCCGACGACCCGCACGTTGTTGTAGGCGTTCGCCGTGTTGGCCGGATGGAGGGGATTGAAATAGCGGCCGACCTCCATGGGCTGGGTGGGATCGCTGATGTCGATCGCGCGCAGGGCGCCGGCATCGTAACCGAGCAACAGGGTGTCGCCCTTGAAGTCGATGCCCCTGGCGTTGGGCGGATAGTTCACCACGCCCGGCCATGCGGGATCGGGCACAAGGGAGGACACGAACGCGATCTGCGCCGGATCACCGACGTCCAGCACCACGAGCCCGTGGT is a window from the Flavobacteriales bacterium genome containing:
- a CDS encoding T9SS type A sorting domain-containing protein, whose product is MYVMNGNGLRRLFLDGSLDTSFNILDDYPLFSTGQGGDYHVYPDGRALFTGSHSVQDTVHGLIGTDFGLVWFTNTGDLDTTQHHRKSNNAIYTLAVEPDGQLLVSGIYSTYEDQPAPCILRLHPDGERDTTFNVPIVWGMATAITPLAGGRVLASGYFLPNVGDDTLQIVRLLPDGSLDSTFNNVLNAPRDLFGAYGGLWHTVLPDDRLVLHGNFSSVDWEPRSGIALLDSNGYLSNDAFTGDGCGIYNDGFYPLHATNGMVPDQAGNWYIHGSYIGYDDGTTNDPQQRFVSRLYGLNVGVREVEEPVQLEVYPNPAHTSTTVRWATPGNYQLRLLDVTGREVHRSAHQGTEAVLDLGGLPAGPYVIQITDQTHRQWSRTLIVEPEVSSAPWPS
- a CDS encoding T9SS type A sorting domain-containing protein, with the translated sequence MAQLTTAEQDQLEALIDGAHDRPATWAQNLLCFGYGLCRAPLTGGDPNRAPMIQHLHPPAPNERSAWLKIQPNPASTWVVVNYGAEPQPANASISIRDLMGREVHRAAISAATGQLLWDTRQVPAGSYAVVLLGAASGPVTQQLIVQP
- a CDS encoding T9SS type A sorting domain-containing protein, whose protein sequence is MKYSRILRLYFMLMATSAILGAQAQQPFDLDTNFRSAITERNVNSLLLEPDGKLVISGRMRFPEFPLSDRLLARLDVNGALDLSFNTSNLGGGKLTPWNGAFYVGTAQTVRRILPGGTQDPTFIEMNLGPYFSSGQGGDYHVYPDGRVLMTGVHVLSDSIRGFEGFHSLVWFSNTGYLDTTATHRKCDGSIDFIHPLPDGKFLLSGIFTTYEGQPAGRIFRVHPDGGLDTSFSTTIFWGQAYGCHHLDDGRILAAGRFQINGDPDTLHLIRLMPNGTLDPTFNNHLSFEIDTLDGVSATVTAVHPLGDGRIALLGGFDRVGGLVRRGLVLTDTAGQLLPTALGGIGSGTYTYMNFTYGSIRDMVPAPDGGYYIHGSFVGYDDGTVNDSTQRFVSRLYGLDVGVREVEKPLAVQVVPNPSTGPVRVELPEAIGPAMLQVVDAQGRVVRVQRVASRPAVLDLTGQAPGVYAVRVRTEAGRSGHARIVLQPGGR
- a CDS encoding MGMT family protein gives rise to the protein MGKGPSGKQVRDGAVQEPAFVRLKRVPLRDTPADKRDFFADVMDVVRQIPRGRVTSYGAIARYLGAAQSAAPMRAVLFIAVR